Proteins encoded by one window of Chanos chanos chromosome 7, fChaCha1.1, whole genome shotgun sequence:
- the LOC115815969 gene encoding LOW QUALITY PROTEIN: GTPase IMAP family member 8-like (The sequence of the model RefSeq protein was modified relative to this genomic sequence to represent the inferred CDS: inserted 2 bases in 1 codon), translating into MITNPIFWFLCFVTGHSSSSHEWRIVLLGVTRVGKSAAGCTILGQEVFKESVTTQSEIKKGTVQDRHISVVDTPGFFGTALTDEQMKREMEKSMVLTAPGPHVFLLVVRLGRISNQEKNIVKWIQENFGLEALKHIMVLFTGREKMTKSTLADFLETEETQELIGCCGGGWHAINSKGDINHSQITKLLEKIEEMVEMNGGQHYSXMYQETQRKIREEEISDVRIVLFGNSISGKSAAGNIILGREAFDEDLVLDQCKRQDGRVFGKTITVIDTPDILSYLFSAQSTYIERSISMASPGPHVFLLVISYTQMKFVTRRFIRYLMNKFGEEILKFITVILTHAGLSTAGLVEMSLRSDHTLQRFVSSCGGGYHIFNTEEREERTQVAELLRKIEAVLEKNGGQHYSDEMYKETQRTIKERMERKKEVREEVLL; encoded by the exons ATGATCACTAATCCCATCTTTTGGTTCTTATGCTTTGTTACAGGTCATTCCAGTTCTTCACACGAATGGAGGATAGTGCTACTGGGGGTCACCAGAGTAGGAAAAAGTGCAGCAGGATGTACCATTTTAGGACAGGAGGTCTTTAAGGAGTCTGTGACTACACAGAGTGAGATAAAGAAAGGAACAGTGCAGGACAGACATATATCAGTGGTTGATACCCCAGGGTTCTTTGGAACAGCACTGACCGAtgaacagatgaaaagagagatggagaaaagcaTGGTGCTGACTGCTCCTGGACCCCACGTGTTCCTGCTGGTGGTCAGACTGGGGAGGATCAGCAACCAGGAGAAGAACATAGTGAAATGGATCCAGGAGAACTTTGGCTTGGAAGCTTTAAAACACATTATGGTGTTATtcacaggcagagaaaaaatgacaaaaagcacACTGGCGGACTTTTTAGAGACTGAAGAAACTCAAGAACTAATTGGTTGCTGTGGAGGAGGATGGCACGCCATAAACAGCAAAGGAGACATCAATCATTCTCAAATCACAAAACTACTAGAGAAGATAGAAGAGATGGTGGAGATGAATGGAGGACAACATTACAG TATGTATCAGGAGACTCAGAGAAagatcagagaggaggaaa tatcTGACGTGAGGATTGTGTTGTTTGGGAACTCTATATCAGGGAAGAGTGCAGCAGGGAACATTATCCTGGGCAGAGAGGCATTTGATGAAGATTTAGTGCTTGACCAGTGCAAGAGACAAGATGGCAGAGTGTTTGGGAAAACAATCACTGTGATTGACACGCCAGATATACTCTCATACTTATTTTCCGCTCAGAGTACTTATATAGAGAGGAGCATCTCCATGGCTTCTCCTGGACCCCATGTCTTTCTGCTGGTGATCAGCTACACACAGATGAAGTTTGTGACACGACGCTTTATCCGTTATCTAATGAATAAATTTGGAGAAGAAATCTTAAAGTTCATCACAGTGATTTTGACGCACGCAGGGCTGTCGACTGCGGGATTGGTGGAGATGTCTCTGAGGTCTGACCATACCCTTCAGAGGTTCGTGTCCAGCTGTGGAGGCGGTTATCACATCTTCAACACTGAAGAGCGAGAGGAACGCACTCAAGTCGCAGAGCTGCTGAGAAAAATCGAAGCCGTGCTGGAGAAAAACGGAGGGCAGCACTACAGCGATGAGATGTACAAGGAGACTCAGAGAACAATCAAAGAGAGGATGGAACGAAAGAAAGAGGTCAGAGAAGAG GTTCTGTTATAA
- the LOC115815970 gene encoding GTPase IMAP family member 8-like encodes MNMEGNSNFPPEWRIVLLGASGAGKSKTGCTILGQEVFKESVTTQSEIKKGTVEGRNISVVDTPGFFGTALSDEQMKREMEKSMVLTAPGPHVFLLVVRLGRISNQERNIVKWIQENFGLEALKHTMVLFTGREKMTKSTLTDFLETEETQELIGCYGGGWHAINSKGDINYSQITKLLEKIEEMVEMNGGQHYSYEMYQETQRKIREEERERKLREEEKRRQEEEDRQRKLKELEEKLRHEEMERLRREEREQELKKKMEDQRKNREAEERKRLEEECCNRERENRRSLDKEEDKSEKHEKQNRPATVGSIKKDNISLQREVLRRQEERRREEQKRKWMEERSSCGQTSDPVSDVRIVLLGDYISGKSEAGNIILGREAFVSGLNKCRRQDGKVQGKTITVIDTPDIVPFSFTEQKAEMKKSLSMAPPGPHAFLLVIDKNQMMSYATRDFINELKENFGDEILKFTILLFTHDVWSSDFVEVLLRMDGELQSLISSCGGRYHILNTEETEDQGQVTELLKKIEGMMKKNRGQYYTNEMYQKLDEA; translated from the exons atgAATATGGAAG GTAATTCAAATTTCCCACCTGAATGGAGGATAGTGTTACTGGGGGCTTCTGGAGCgggaaaaagcaaaacaggatGTACCATTTTAGGACAGGAGGTCTTTAAGGAGTCTGTGACTACACAGAGTGAGATAAAGAAAGGAACAGTGGAGGGCAGAAATATATCAGTGGTTGACACCCCAGGGTTCTTTGGAACAGCACTGAGCGAtgaacagatgaaaagagagatggagaaaagcaTGGTGCTGACTGCTCCTGGACCCCACGTGTTCCTGCTGGTGGTCAGACTGGGGAGGATCAGCAACCAGGAGAGGAACATAGTGAAATGGATCCAGGAGAACTTTGGCTTGGAAGCTTTAAAACACACCATGGTGTTATtcacaggcagagaaaaaatgacaaaaagcacACTGACGGACTTTTTAGAGACTGAAGAAACTCAAGAACTAATCGGTTGCTATGGAGGTGGATGGCATGCCATAAACAGTAAGGGAGACATCAATTATTCTCAAATCACAAAACTACTAGAGAAGATAGAAGAGATGGTGGAGATGAATGGAGGACAACATTACAGTTATGAGATGTACCAAGAGACTCAGAGAAAGatcagagaagaggaaagagagaggaaactcagagaagaagagaaaagaagacaagaagaggaggacagacaaagaaaacttaaagagctggaggagaaaTTAAGACATGAGGAGATGGAAAGgctgaggagagaagaaagggaacaggaattgaaaaagaaaatggaggaccagagaaagaacagagaggcagaggaaaggaagagattGGAGGAAGAATGCTgtaatagagaaagagaaaataggAGGAGTCTAGACAAGGAGGAAGATAAGagtgaaaaacatgaaaaacagaacagacctGCTACAGTGGGAAGCATAAAGAAAGATAACATTTCTTTGCAGAGAGAGGTTCTgagaagacaggaggagaggaggagagaggagcagaaaaggAAATGGATGGAAGAGAGATCATCCTGTGGACAGACATCTGATCCAG tatcTGATGTGAGGATTGTGTTGCTTGGAGACTATATATCGGGGAAGAGTGAAGCAGGTAACATTATCCTGGGCAGAGAGGCATTTGTATCAGGACTAAACAAATGCAGGCGACAAGATGGCAAAGTGCAAGGAAAAACCATCACTGTGATTGACACGCCAGACATTGTCCCGTTTTCATTTACTGAACAGAAGGCAGAGATGAAAAAGAGCCTCTCCATGGCTCCTCCTGGACCCCATGCATTTCTGCTGGTAATCGACAAAAATCAAATGATGAGCTACGCCACAAGGGACTTCATCAATGAACTAAAAGAGAACTTTGGTGACGAAATCTTGAAATTCACGATACTTCTTTTTACACACGACGTGTGGAGTTCAGATTTTGTAGAAGTTTTACTGAGGATGGATGGAGAACTCCAGAGTCTCATATCCAGCTGTGGTGGCAGATACCACATCCTCAAcactgaagagacagaggacCAGGGTCAGGTCACAGAGCTGCTGAAAAAGATAGAGGGTATGATGAAGAAGAACAGAGGACAGTATTACACTAACGAGATGTATCAGAAG TTAGATGAAGCCTGA